From a single Solanum dulcamara chromosome 4, daSolDulc1.2, whole genome shotgun sequence genomic region:
- the LOC129887892 gene encoding SEC14 cytosolic factor isoform X1 has translation MEIHKRNKSNCQSPHHFFSSSPLLHLVISLMFQPLIATSLISHNLLSFPAFFLCSYGEKTLMRFLIARSMDPEKAAKMFCQWKKWRAEMVPLGYISDSEVADELAAEKIYLQGLSKNGHPVMIVKVNKHFPSKDQVQFKKFVVHLLDKTIASSFKGREIGNEKLVGILDLKNITYSNVDTRGLITGFQFLQAYYPERLATCYLLHMPQFFVTIWRFICRFLEKATQEKIRIVTSEEQKEEFIREVGEDALPEEYGGRARLVLMQDVVVNY, from the exons ATGGAAATTCATAAAAGAAACAAATCCAACTGTCAGAGTCCACACcacttcttctcttcttctccgtTACTTCATTTGGTCATCTCCCTCATGTTTCAGCCATTAATTGCTACTTCTTTGATTTCACACAATCTTTTGAGTTTTCCAGCTTTTTTTCTTTGT aGTTATGGAGAGAAGACATTAATGAGGTTCTTGATTGCAAGATCAATGGACCCAGAGAAAGCTGCAAAGATGTTTTGTCAGTGGAAAAAATGGAGGGCTGAAATGGTTCCACTTGGGTACATCTCTGATTCTGAAGTTGCAGATGAATTAGCAGCTGAAAAAATTTATTTACAGGGATTGTCCAAGAATGGGCACCCTGTTATGATAGTCAAAGTTAACAAGCATTTTCCTTCCAAGGATCAAGTTCAATTCAAGA AATTCGTGGTTCATCTACTAGACAAAACAATTGCAAG TTCGTTCAAAGGTAGAGAAATAGGAAATGAGAAACTTGTTGGAATTCTTGATCTCAAGAATATTACTTATAGCAATGTTGATACTCGTGGATTGATCACTGGTTTTCAGTTTTTACAG GCATACTACCCCGAGCGCTTAGCTACTTGTTACCTTTTACACATGCCACAATTCTTTGTCACCATATGGCGATTTATTTGTCGCTTCCTTGAAAAAGCAACTCAAGAGAAG ATCAGGATTGTTACAAGTGAAGAACAAAAGGAAGAGTTCATCCGAGAGGTCGGTGAAGATGCCTTACCGGAGGAGTATGGAGGGCGTGCTAGACTTGTACTTATGCAGGATGTTGTTGTGAACTACTAA
- the LOC129887892 gene encoding SEC14 cytosolic factor isoform X2, whose product MDRNQEIALAQMRKSVEKLGSSTDSYGEKTLMRFLIARSMDPEKAAKMFCQWKKWRAEMVPLGYISDSEVADELAAEKIYLQGLSKNGHPVMIVKVNKHFPSKDQVQFKKFVVHLLDKTIASSFKGREIGNEKLVGILDLKNITYSNVDTRGLITGFQFLQAYYPERLATCYLLHMPQFFVTIWRFICRFLEKATQEKIRIVTSEEQKEEFIREVGEDALPEEYGGRARLVLMQDVVVNY is encoded by the exons ATGGacagaaatcaagaaattgcaTTGGCCCAAATGAGGAAATCAGTTGAAAAGCTTGGATCTTCCACTGAT aGTTATGGAGAGAAGACATTAATGAGGTTCTTGATTGCAAGATCAATGGACCCAGAGAAAGCTGCAAAGATGTTTTGTCAGTGGAAAAAATGGAGGGCTGAAATGGTTCCACTTGGGTACATCTCTGATTCTGAAGTTGCAGATGAATTAGCAGCTGAAAAAATTTATTTACAGGGATTGTCCAAGAATGGGCACCCTGTTATGATAGTCAAAGTTAACAAGCATTTTCCTTCCAAGGATCAAGTTCAATTCAAGA AATTCGTGGTTCATCTACTAGACAAAACAATTGCAAG TTCGTTCAAAGGTAGAGAAATAGGAAATGAGAAACTTGTTGGAATTCTTGATCTCAAGAATATTACTTATAGCAATGTTGATACTCGTGGATTGATCACTGGTTTTCAGTTTTTACAG GCATACTACCCCGAGCGCTTAGCTACTTGTTACCTTTTACACATGCCACAATTCTTTGTCACCATATGGCGATTTATTTGTCGCTTCCTTGAAAAAGCAACTCAAGAGAAG ATCAGGATTGTTACAAGTGAAGAACAAAAGGAAGAGTTCATCCGAGAGGTCGGTGAAGATGCCTTACCGGAGGAGTATGGAGGGCGTGCTAGACTTGTACTTATGCAGGATGTTGTTGTGAACTACTAA